caGAGGAAAACCGGCTGAATTCCTTTCACAATGTCGCTTCTTACAGATCTCATCAACCTTAATATCTCAGAATCAACTGACAAGATCATTGCTGAATATGTTTGGTGattgttccttttttttgttcatacaaattcattgattttataaataatctTTCTACCTTGTTTATTTCGATTTGATTTGGCTAAAGTGATTGATGCAAAATATTTGGCAGGATTGGCGGCTCTGGTATGGACCTCAGAAGCAAAGCTAGGGTGATAATCTAAATTACTCttaaaattttcccttttttattgttttgattgaagtaaaattttgatgaaataagCTGTTTCATATATGCAGACTCTTTCTGGCCCTGTTAGCAATCCTTCGGAGCTCCCAAAGTGGAACTACGATGGATCTAGCACCGGCCAAGCTCCCGGAGAGGACAGTGAAGTCATCCTATAGtatgtttataaatatttattttcacttatttatttggaaaacTTTATGTACTGATGGATGAATTATGATGAAATAGTCCACAGGCAATTTTCAGGGATCCATTTAGAAGGGGACATAACATTCTGGTGAAATGTTTTTCTGCTTTTAAATATGTTGATTTCCCTATATTTGgattgaattatatttgatgTATTGTGTTTTCTTGCTTGTAGGTCATCTGTGATGCGTATACGCCTGCTGGCGAGCCTATTCCAACGAACAACCGACACAGTGCAGCCAAGATTTTCAGCCATCCTGATGTTGTTGCAGAGGTTCCATGGTATTATAATGATTTCTTTTCCGTCTGTGAGTCTGTGACATGATTCACTAGGAAATCTTAATTTTTGGATCTCCGGATCGATCGTGTTATAGGTATGGTATCGAACAAGAATACACTCTTCTGCAGAAGGAAGTTAAGTGGCCTCTTGGATGGCCCGTTGGTGGTTTCCCTGGACCTCAGGTCACGATCTCTCCATATTCCTTGTTTTTTTGTCCCTTGATCACTTCTTGTCACAGTTACCGAATTTCTTGTTCTTAGAGTTAGACTTGGCTTATGAATGTGTTTTGTATCATTGTATGTTGTTTTCTAGTGTTGGTTTATGTTTATAACTGCGAGTTACATATTAGAGTATGGTTGGATATAGGGACCTTATTACTGTGGAATTGGAGCTGACAAAGCCTTCGGACGTGAGATCGTTGATGCACACTACAAGGCCTGCCTTTATGCTGGAGTCAACATCAGTGGCATCAACGGAGAAGTGATGCCTGGCCAGGTAAAGTTTGGTTTCTCGAAAATCTTGTCTTAGTCCGTTTCCTTTTGTTGGCTCTcgaaaaatatattgttattgcaaCATCTGCAGTGGGAATTTCAAGTTGGACCATCAGTTGGCATTTCAGCTGGAGACGAGCTGTGGATAGCTCGCTACATATTGGAGGTATTGATTCATTTTATCGTAAATGGAAAGTACCAACGACTTCACTGCTTGTgctaaaacatgtttttcaatCTTGGCAGAGGATCACTGAGATTGCTGGAGTCGTTGTGTCGTTCGACCCCAAGCCCATTGAGGTGACTTTAGTGCATCTTTTCAGGACTTAGCTTATTAGTTGtgattcttattttttttatgtgattaGGGTGATTGGAATGGGGCTGGTGCACACACCAACTACAGGTGAATGCTGTTGTTAATCCCATTATGTCGATGCAAACTCGTGTGTTCTCGTTGAGGGCTTGTTTGCTTACTTCGCTTCGTATACACTATTGCAGCACCAAGTCAATGAGGGAGGAAGGAGGCTACGAAGTCATCAAGAAGGCCATTGAGAAGCTCGGGCTGAGGCACAAAGAGCACATTGCTGCCTATGGGGAGGGCAACGAGCGTCGCCTCACTGGAAAGCACGAAACTGCTGACATCAACACCTTCAAATGGGTAGCATTTCTTATCATGTTAATCAACCTCAAAAATCATCATCATTTTCGTTTTCCATTCTGAAAAATGTGTGTGCACAGGGTGTTGCTAACCGCGGTGCATCCATCCGTGTGGGGCGTGACACGGAGAAAGAAGGCAAGGGCTACTTTGAGGACAGGCGGCCGGCTTCCAACATGGACCCCTATGTTGTGACCTCGATGATCGCGGAGACCACCCTCCTCGGAAAGCAGTGAGTCTGGTTCTCATCAGCTCAAACAAGGGATACTGTTTACTTCATATGTGATATGTAGCATAGTTTCTCATAGTCCCATCTCTCTCTGCATGTTGTTTTACTTGATTGAGTTCATTGGTGTATGTTAATAATTTCTGTGAGGGGTGATTTTCCATGCCTTGCTTGGAAATTCAACAAACAGTGTCTTTGAAATGTTTACCTCATGCTGTTATAGCATGTtacttcattttcaatttatttgttttgttttattattatgtggCTTTGTGCAACTTTATTTCTGGATGAAATAGGAAATTGAACTATAAAAAGGTGTACAGTTTGGCATATGGTATAGCATTATCATTTTCCCCTAAGCACTGTTTGGCTAAATTTGGGAAGTTGCTATATGCTACtagtaattaatactatttctAATTGGTCATTAATGTAGACATTGAATTGGTTGTTGGCTTTCTgtatttaacatttaaaataattttctgttttgacGATGGACCCATAACAAAGTCTCAACTTGTTATGCGTTTGTTATATTTCCACTTTTGGATTCTATTGATTGTAACGAAATTTGTGTATATTGCTGTTACCAACTTGTTTAcatattgtaaatttgtaacaaCTAGATACTACTGCATATAATACAATACATAcatgtgttttaaaaaattccctttaataaatatatataaaaattttttttaaaaaattccgTTACGTTTAAAGAGATTTCCCTatctattaaattttaaattttccttttttaaatttttttattaaaaataaaaatttaaaaaagaaacaatcttctatttttttttcttatttttttccctctcttcattaattacaaaacaacactctaaaaacaaaaaagcaaATGGTATTTAATATACGGGGGGAGtatacatttttaatggggaaaattttattttgcattctAAAACCATAGAACGggtttttagcaaaaaaaatttggtgactcaacttattttttaaaacaaaaacccCCAAGTAGATGTAATGTAgcaaacaaaaagaatatcGTATCCCAAAGACAATGGGTCAACCTAAGTACCACaaccaacctcaactactTTTAGATGAATaaagttttgtttttcaaatctacttaaaaacaaagtaaaaaaaaattaaaaacaaggggaactaaaagcaaataaaagaaaacggATGTAGATCAAGGATGAGGAAGATA
The genomic region above belongs to Salvia hispanica cultivar TCC Black 2014 chromosome 3, UniMelb_Shisp_WGS_1.0, whole genome shotgun sequence and contains:
- the LOC125214104 gene encoding glutamine synthetase cytosolic isozyme-like, translating into MSLLTDLINLNISESTDKIIAEYVWIGGSGMDLRSKARTLSGPVSNPSELPKWNYDGSSTGQAPGEDSEVILYPQAIFRDPFRRGHNILVICDAYTPAGEPIPTNNRHSAAKIFSHPDVVAEVPWYGIEQEYTLLQKEVKWPLGWPVGGFPGPQGPYYCGIGADKAFGREIVDAHYKACLYAGVNISGINGEVMPGQWEFQVGPSVGISAGDELWIARYILERITEIAGVVVSFDPKPIEGDWNGAGAHTNYSTKSMREEGGYEVIKKAIEKLGLRHKEHIAAYGEGNERRLTGKHETADINTFKWGVANRGASIRVGRDTEKEGKGYFEDRRPASNMDPYVVTSMIAETTLLGKQ